CGACGCCGGCCGCGGCGGCGGCTTCGCGGGCGGCCTGCGTCACGTCGGCCGGCACGCCGTCGAGCTGCGCCTCGGGCACGTCAAGGTGCCAGGCGTCGGTGGCGTCGAGCACGTGCTCGCCGAAGCGCTGCGACAACTCCCCGGTGCGGTCCTGGATGGCGGCATGGCGCTCGCGGGCCGCGCCCTGCAGCTCGGCGCCGCCCAGCACGAAGGCGCGCAGCGCGTCGTCCAGCGCTTTGCGCCGCGCCGGGCTCAGCTGCGCGTACTGCCCGGCCTTGACCGCCTTGTACTTGGCGTACAGCCGCGCGTCGGCGCCCAGCCGGGTGGAGAACTCGATCACCCTGGGCAGGTTCTCGGTGTGCGCGGCCCGCAGTTCGGGCGTGTCCACCACGCTCTGCAGGTGCGACACGTGGCCCCAGGCCACAGTGAGGCGCTCGACGTTGACGTCGAGCACGGCTGCCAGGGCATCCCAGTCGTCCGGCACCTCGGGGCCGACGGCCCGCTCGAGGGCTGCCTCGGCGTCGACCAGCAGGCGGTCGAGAGCCGGCGTCACGTGTTCGGGGCGCATGGCTGCGAAATCGGGCGCACCGTGCCGGGCCAGCAGCGGGTTGTTGACGGACTCCATCGTCGCTCCCTTCGGGGTATTCAGGCGGCCGCCTCGACGGCCTGCAAGGTGTTGGCCAGCAGCATCGTGATCGTCATCGGACCCACGCCGCCCGGCACCGGCGTGATGAAGCCGCCGGGGCCGAGCGCCTCGCGGACGGGACCGAAATCGACGTCGCCACAGAGCTTGCCGGCCCCGGGCTCGCCGTCGGGAATGCGGTTGATTCCGACGTCGATGACGGTGGCGCCCGGCTTGACCATGCCGGCCGTGAGCGTGTGGCGCCGCCCGGTGGCGACGACCACGACGTCGGCCAGGCGGGTGTGCAAGGCCAGGTCGGCCGTGCCGCTGTGGCAGACGGTGACGGTGGCCCCGGCCTGCAGCAGCAGCAGGGCCATCGGCTTGCCGACGGTGTTGCTGCGGCCGACGACCACCGCATGTCTGCCGCGCAAGGCCATCCCCGTGCTCTCGATGAGCTTCATGCAGCCCCAGGGCGTGGCCGGGCGCAGCCCGGGAAGCCCGGTCAGCAGCCGACCGGCAGCGTGCACCGAGAAGCCGTCGACATCCTTCGTGGGTTCGATGGCCTCAATGACCTGCAGCGCGTCGAGCGGCGGCGGCAGCGGCATCTGCACCAGGATGCCGTGTATCCGTGGGTCGGCGTTGAGCGCCGCGACGCGGGCCAGCAGAGCAGCCTGCGTCAGGCTGGCGGGGTACTGCTCGAGCACCGAGCGGAAGCCGGCGTCGGCGCAGGCCTGGACCTTGTTGCGCACGTAGATGGCGCTGGCGGCGTCGTCGCCCACCAGAATGACGGCGAGGCCGGGTTGGCGGCCTGCGGCCGTCAGCACGGCGGCTCGCGCGGCGATCTCGGCCCGCAGCCGGTCAGACAGGGCCTTGCCGTCGATCAGGGTGGCGGGCATGGTGCAGTCCCAAACAAAAAGGGCCGCTCAGCGCGGCCCCGGGGGCAGGCCGGGTGGTCAGGCTTTGCTCTGCGCGCCCAGCGCAATCTTCAACAGATCGGCCACGGTGTTGGCGTTGAGCTTTTCCATGATGTTGGCGCGGTGCGCCTCCACCGTCTTGATGCTGATGCCGAGGTCGTCGGCGATCTGCTTGTTCAGTCGTCCCGCGACGATGCGTTCGAGCACCTGGGCCTCGCGCGTGGTCAGGCGCGACAACAGGGCGTCGCGGCTGGCCTGCTCCTGGTGCTGGCTGAACGCGGTGCGCGCCTGCTCCAGCATGCGCTCCACCAGGCCGAGCAACTCGTCTTCCCTGAAGGGCTTTTCGATGAAGTCCATCGCCCCCTTCTTCATGGTTGTGACCGCCATGGGCACATCGCCATGGCCGGTGATGAACACGATGGGCAGCGGGCTTCGGCGCTCAATCAGGCGGTCCTGCAACTCCAGGCCGCTGGCGCCTTCCATGCGGATATCGGCGATCAGGCAGGCCACCTCGCGCGGGTCGAAGCGAGACAGGAAGGACTCGGCCGAGTCGAAGCACTTCACGCGGTAGTCCTTGCCCTCCAGCAACCACTGCAGGGAGTCGCGCACCGCCTCGTCATCGTCCACGACGTACACGGTGCCTTTCTTGGGGATCAGGCTCATGGGGGAAGGCTGGTCTTGGGAGTGGTGACGGGCGGCTCAGAGGCCAGTCGTCGCGGGAGTCTGGGCCCCCTGCAAGGTGTCGGGCCCGGCGCTGTGGGCGTCGCCTTTCGGGTGAAGCTCCACGGGCAGCGTGAACGAAAACCTACAGCCGACGATCTGAGGACCATTGTAGAGGTTCTGCGCCCGCATCCGTCCGCGGTGCGACTCGACGATGCTGCGGCAAAGGCTCAGGCCGATCCCCAGACCTTCCTTTTTGGTGGAGAAGAAGGCCTCGTACAGGCGGTCGATCACCACCTCCTGAATGCCGGGGCCCATGTCGGTGACGCTGAACTCGATGACGCCGCCTTCTTCAGCGTTGTGCTTGGGCACCACGCGCAACTCGATGTGCCGGCGGCTGCCGGGCAACTGCGCATTGTCGATGGCCTCGGCAGCGTTCTTCAGCAGGTTCATCAGCACCTGCTCGATGAGTATCGGGTCCACCAGGAGGTCGGGCAGGCGCTGCGCCACATAGGTATGGATGGCGACATTGCGGCGCTTGAGCTCGATGCCGGCGAGCTCGACCGCGTCTTCGACGATCTCACGCGCCTGCGCGGGCTGTCGCTGCGGTTCACTCTTCTTCACGAAGGCGCGGATGCGGTGGATGACCTGCCCGGCCCGCTCGGCCTGCCGTGCCGTCTTCTGCAGCGCTGCGATGAGGTCTTCCGGGCTGATGGATTCGGCCTTCACGCGCGAGACCATGCCGTTGCAGTAGTTGGTGATCGCGGTGAGCGGCTGGTTCAGTTCATGCGCTACAGAGCTGGCCATCTCACCCATGGTCATCAGCCGGCTCGTCACCTGGGCCTTCTCGGCCTGAGCGGCGGCTTGCTCCTCGGCGCGGCGGCGTGCCGTCACGTCGGTGGCGATCAGCATCTGCGCCAGGCGGCCGTCTGTCCATTGCAGGTAGCGGGCGCGTACGTCGAACCACTTGCCCACAGCGTCGACATACACCTCGCGCGGGCTGGCGCCGCCCGTGAGTTCCTGCGTCGGCAGGCCGGACAGGTTGTCCACCGGGTCGTCGCCGTCAGGCTGGAACCCGGCGTCGCCGGCGTTGCCGGCCATCGTCTGGTGGCCGCGCGCGTCGGCACCGAACCAGAGGCGGTAGCTGCGGTTGGTGAACAGCAGCTCGCCCTGCTGCACCGACAGCACGCTCACGCTGGCATCCAGGCCTTCGAGCACCGTGGTGAAGCGTTCGTGGCTGGCCGAGAGCTGGTCGCGGATCCGCTTGGCCTCGGTGATGTTGGTCATGCTGGTCATCCAGCCGGTCTGCTGACCCTTGGGGTCGATCAAGGGGCTCACGTACATGCGTGCGTCGAACACGCTGCCGTCCTTGCGCATGACCTTCAGTTCGATGCCGGCGCTGGGGCTGCGGCCCTGCAGCTCCAGCTGCAGGAGCCGCATGTGCTCGTCGTGCCGATCCGGCAGCCAGTAGGGGAAGGGCGGCAGCCGGCCCACCAGCTCGGCCGGCGAGAAGCCGGTCATCTGGCTGAAGGCGGCATTGACGTAGGTGATGCGGCCCTGCATGTCCATCGCGCGCATGCCGGTGGGCATGGAGTTCTCCATCGCGCGGCGGAAGTTCGTCTCCTGGACCAGCGCACCCTGGATCTGGCTGCGACGGCGCATGTGGCGCCAGGTGCCCAGCAGCATCCAAACCGTCAGCACCGACAGTGCCACCACCATCCAGAACAGCGTGTTGTGCACGAGACCGATGCTGGTGCGCCAGCCCTGGCCGCGCAGCACCAGGCCGTTGAAGGCCGGCGTCAACGGCGCCACGCTGACGATGGGCGCACGGGTACCTTCCTGCCCGGGCATGGGCGTGACGGTGGCGGCGAGTTGACGGTCTTGCTCGTTGACGATGGCGATCACGTGGCGCTGCGCGACGTCGGCCGGCACGAAGTGGCGCAGCAGCGCCTCCAGCGAGTACTCGGCCACCAGCACGCCCCCGAAGGGGCTTCGGTCCATCAGCGGCACGTGGAGCTGAAAGACCTGGAACCCCGAGACGTCGGCGAAGGCGCGCGAGTAGACCGGCACCCGCGTGTCGCGCGCGGCGAGGAAAGTGGTCTCCGCCTCGCTGAGGTCGCCGTCCTTCGGCAAGGCCGGCGCGGGCGCCTGGCCTCCCGGGCCGCTGGGGTAGTTGAATGCGAGGTGGCTGCTGCGCGGCACGCGGCGTGCGTCGACCCAGGTCAGGTGCGTGATCTCGGGCCGCTCGCGGGCGAACGCCTCCGCCATCGCCGCAAACTCCTCCGCCGCATGCGGTCGGCTCACCATGTCGCGCGCCATGCGGATCAAGGCTTCCTGGTTCTGGATGAGACGCAA
The genomic region above belongs to Ideonella sp. WA131b and contains:
- a CDS encoding bifunctional methylenetetrahydrofolate dehydrogenase/methenyltetrahydrofolate cyclohydrolase, which gives rise to MPATLIDGKALSDRLRAEIAARAAVLTAAGRQPGLAVILVGDDAASAIYVRNKVQACADAGFRSVLEQYPASLTQAALLARVAALNADPRIHGILVQMPLPPPLDALQVIEAIEPTKDVDGFSVHAAGRLLTGLPGLRPATPWGCMKLIESTGMALRGRHAVVVGRSNTVGKPMALLLLQAGATVTVCHSGTADLALHTRLADVVVVATGRRHTLTAGMVKPGATVIDVGINRIPDGEPGAGKLCGDVDFGPVREALGPGGFITPVPGGVGPMTITMLLANTLQAVEAAA
- a CDS encoding response regulator transcription factor codes for the protein MSLIPKKGTVYVVDDDEAVRDSLQWLLEGKDYRVKCFDSAESFLSRFDPREVACLIADIRMEGASGLELQDRLIERRSPLPIVFITGHGDVPMAVTTMKKGAMDFIEKPFREDELLGLVERMLEQARTAFSQHQEQASRDALLSRLTTREAQVLERIVAGRLNKQIADDLGISIKTVEAHRANIMEKLNANTVADLLKIALGAQSKA
- a CDS encoding PAS domain S-box protein, with the protein product MSEVRPEPLPSSLPQAKRLFGQWWRRQSPARQDRYATLGPLLSVLLFLAAIISAFWYLRNEEIDREVESVKRDTELTQQQMGLRLIQNQEALIRMARDMVSRPHAAEEFAAMAEAFARERPEITHLTWVDARRVPRSSHLAFNYPSGPGGQAPAPALPKDGDLSEAETTFLAARDTRVPVYSRAFADVSGFQVFQLHVPLMDRSPFGGVLVAEYSLEALLRHFVPADVAQRHVIAIVNEQDRQLAATVTPMPGQEGTRAPIVSVAPLTPAFNGLVLRGQGWRTSIGLVHNTLFWMVVALSVLTVWMLLGTWRHMRRRSQIQGALVQETNFRRAMENSMPTGMRAMDMQGRITYVNAAFSQMTGFSPAELVGRLPPFPYWLPDRHDEHMRLLQLELQGRSPSAGIELKVMRKDGSVFDARMYVSPLIDPKGQQTGWMTSMTNITEAKRIRDQLSASHERFTTVLEGLDASVSVLSVQQGELLFTNRSYRLWFGADARGHQTMAGNAGDAGFQPDGDDPVDNLSGLPTQELTGGASPREVYVDAVGKWFDVRARYLQWTDGRLAQMLIATDVTARRRAEEQAAAQAEKAQVTSRLMTMGEMASSVAHELNQPLTAITNYCNGMVSRVKAESISPEDLIAALQKTARQAERAGQVIHRIRAFVKKSEPQRQPAQAREIVEDAVELAGIELKRRNVAIHTYVAQRLPDLLVDPILIEQVLMNLLKNAAEAIDNAQLPGSRRHIELRVVPKHNAEEGGVIEFSVTDMGPGIQEVVIDRLYEAFFSTKKEGLGIGLSLCRSIVESHRGRMRAQNLYNGPQIVGCRFSFTLPVELHPKGDAHSAGPDTLQGAQTPATTGL